The following proteins are co-located in the Fructilactobacillus carniphilus genome:
- a CDS encoding Cof-type HAD-IIB family hydrolase, protein MIKLIALDLDNTLLNSQKQISLANERELRCLHEAGMKVVLCTGRPINAIWNYIEQLGLTEPEDATITFNGGLVLDNTTRKVLAQRGMNKQSLQPLYQFAQEQGVPLDVLDFNRVYPVSDLGSSIYRDKLNGKIDFEPRSFVDLLEQECAKGILANTSAELDRLQQSLPDAVKQQYHIVRSQPEILEFLPPKVDKAVGLDDLLHHFGWDFSNLMAFGDAENDAGMLEKAAVGVAMGNASSEIKQIANQVTTTNDADGVAVFLRQYFSKQ, encoded by the coding sequence ATGATTAAGTTGATTGCGTTGGATTTAGACAATACCCTCTTAAACTCCCAAAAGCAGATTAGTCTCGCAAACGAACGGGAACTGCGGTGCTTACATGAAGCGGGAATGAAGGTCGTACTCTGTACCGGTCGGCCGATTAACGCCATTTGGAATTACATCGAACAACTGGGACTAACGGAACCGGAAGACGCCACGATCACCTTTAATGGGGGGTTAGTGCTGGATAACACGACCCGTAAGGTGTTGGCTCAACGGGGAATGAATAAGCAGTCCCTACAACCTTTGTACCAATTTGCGCAGGAGCAGGGCGTTCCGTTGGATGTGCTTGATTTTAACCGGGTTTATCCGGTTAGTGATCTGGGCAGTTCGATTTATCGCGATAAGTTAAACGGAAAGATCGACTTTGAACCCCGTTCGTTTGTCGATTTACTGGAGCAAGAGTGTGCGAAGGGGATTCTTGCTAATACTTCAGCTGAACTAGATCGGTTGCAACAAAGCTTACCGGACGCTGTAAAACAACAATACCACATTGTGCGCTCCCAACCCGAAATTTTGGAGTTTTTACCACCAAAAGTGGATAAAGCGGTTGGATTAGATGATCTCTTACACCACTTTGGTTGGGATTTTTCAAACCTGATGGCGTTTGGGGATGCGGAAAACGATGCCGGTATGTTAGAAAAAGCGGCAGTGGGAGTCGCAATGGGCAATGCTTCCTCGGAAATTAAGCAAATTGCGAACCAGGTCACGACCACGAATGACGCAGACGGGGTAGCAGTTTTTTTACGTCAATATTTTTCAAAGCAATAA
- a CDS encoding PTS transporter subunit IIC, which translates to MKKVRRKTTEPTPTNWKGWVYQVSQGVSNTILAVLGMGLLLSTLGTMLHWQPLNEAGLIGQRLLAPALGMSVAVMLRTTTLVTGATMIASTVGANSVYFTTAPVAKTMTATSWVAPQASGSAILTIGQPVSAVLAAVVAALIGKWLTGRTPLDLVLVPLATALTGCIAGLGFAAVTTPALNWISERLADTMQISPIVGSMVVATAWFLFLMTPASSAALAIAVQLDPKSGGAAMIGTTIGFVIFTAMSFRENDWGGNIAQTLVTPKVQFPNLLKRPLYAVGPLLIVMVLAPISVVGFHFQAPYTIAGLGLNSLIAPLWYWANDKTGLVLLLAFGVVIPACLGFAYYQLLKLLGKTAPADLHLEEV; encoded by the coding sequence ATGAAGAAGGTACGACGAAAGACAACCGAACCCACGCCCACCAATTGGAAGGGTTGGGTGTATCAAGTTTCCCAAGGAGTTTCCAATACGATTTTAGCTGTTTTAGGGATGGGATTATTACTGAGTACCCTCGGAACCATGTTGCACTGGCAACCGCTCAACGAAGCCGGTTTGATTGGTCAACGCTTATTAGCTCCTGCATTGGGAATGTCCGTAGCGGTCATGCTCCGAACGACTACGTTAGTTACCGGAGCCACCATGATTGCTTCGACGGTAGGGGCCAACTCGGTGTACTTCACCACCGCTCCGGTTGCCAAAACCATGACGGCGACCAGCTGGGTGGCTCCCCAAGCGTCTGGATCGGCCATCTTGACAATCGGACAGCCAGTGTCCGCCGTGTTAGCAGCAGTGGTCGCTGCTTTAATTGGAAAATGGTTAACGGGCAGAACCCCACTTGATTTGGTGTTGGTCCCGCTTGCGACGGCCTTAACTGGTTGTATTGCTGGACTGGGATTTGCGGCTGTAACGACGCCCGCATTGAACTGGATCAGTGAACGGTTGGCGGATACGATGCAAATCAGTCCAATTGTGGGTTCGATGGTAGTGGCCACCGCTTGGTTCCTGTTCCTAATGACGCCCGCTTCTTCTGCAGCCTTAGCCATCGCCGTGCAGCTCGATCCGAAGTCGGGAGGCGCCGCCATGATCGGGACCACCATCGGGTTCGTCATCTTTACCGCGATGTCGTTTAGAGAAAATGACTGGGGTGGCAACATTGCCCAAACGCTGGTAACGCCGAAGGTACAATTTCCGAACCTGTTGAAACGACCACTGTACGCGGTAGGACCGCTCCTAATCGTAATGGTGCTGGCCCCGATTTCCGTAGTGGGCTTTCATTTCCAGGCACCGTACACGATTGCCGGATTAGGGTTGAACTCCTTGATTGCGCCACTCTGGTACTGGGCAAACGACAAGACGGGCTTGGTACTGCTATTGGCCTTTGGAGTAGTAATTCCGGCTTGCCTTGGTTTTGCTTACTATCAACTATTGAAGCTACTGGGGAAGACGGCGCCGGCCGATCTCCATTTAGAAGAAGTGTAA
- a CDS encoding nucleoside hydrolase: MSVQKMILDVDTGIDDAMAIAYAVADPEVELIGILSSFGNIESDRAAQNALKILHLVGADDVPVFIGHQNPLDHNYQRIGVNSQIHGENGIGEVELPNPTQPVATQDGVNFLLTAAQEYGDQLTVVATGPMTNLAAAWEQDPATMKKIGNITIMGGALTVPGNVTPVAEANVEQDPVAANQLFTSDLNVTMVGLDVTLRTLLTKHETSQWRTTEAGSKMADIVDFYIDVYADLYPELGGCSLHDPLAVGVAIDPNFVTTIDMNMMVTTEHDAYYARTIGDKARLNDPNPNVKVAVAVDKDRYLQVFMDHFKQLFN, translated from the coding sequence ATGAGTGTTCAGAAAATGATTTTAGATGTTGATACGGGGATTGATGACGCGATGGCGATTGCCTATGCCGTGGCTGATCCCGAAGTTGAATTAATTGGAATCCTATCCTCCTTTGGTAACATCGAATCCGACCGGGCTGCCCAAAATGCTCTCAAAATTTTACACCTCGTGGGTGCCGACGACGTTCCGGTGTTTATCGGCCACCAAAATCCGCTAGATCACAACTACCAACGAATTGGCGTTAACTCCCAGATTCACGGTGAAAATGGAATTGGAGAAGTTGAACTCCCGAATCCCACCCAACCAGTGGCCACCCAGGACGGCGTGAACTTTCTCTTAACCGCTGCTCAGGAATACGGCGATCAATTGACCGTTGTAGCCACGGGTCCGATGACAAATCTCGCGGCTGCTTGGGAACAAGATCCAGCAACTATGAAAAAAATTGGCAACATCACCATCATGGGGGGCGCGCTCACGGTACCTGGTAACGTGACTCCCGTGGCCGAAGCCAACGTAGAACAAGACCCCGTGGCTGCCAACCAACTCTTTACCAGTGACCTAAACGTCACTATGGTTGGTTTAGACGTGACCCTCAGAACCCTGCTAACTAAGCACGAAACGAGCCAATGGCGGACTACTGAGGCCGGCAGCAAAATGGCTGACATCGTAGACTTCTACATTGACGTGTATGCAGACCTTTACCCCGAGTTGGGCGGTTGTTCCTTACATGATCCCCTGGCTGTCGGAGTCGCTATTGACCCCAATTTTGTAACCACCATCGACATGAACATGATGGTGACCACCGAACACGACGCTTACTACGCCCGGACGATTGGTGATAAGGCGCGGCTCAACGACCCGAACCCGAACGTTAAAGTTGCGGTGGCCGTGGACAAGGACCGGTACCTCCAGGTCTTCATGGATCACTTTAAGCAACTCTTTAATTAA